TCCAAATGTTGTCCCAGACTGCAGGACAAGTTCTTTACGCGTTACTCACCCGTCCGCCACCATCACCCGAAGGATCAAGTAGACTTGCATGTATTAAGCATTCTGTCAGCGTTCATCCTGAGCCAGGATCAAACTCTTCGTTCAATCTATTTAACTCAGTAAAATTTACTGATTATTTATTACACCAATTTATTGTTGTGTTTGCATTTATTGTCTTTCTCTATTCTGTTGCTAATGTTCTTATTCATTCATCTGTGCCGCTCTCTCGCGGACAAAGATTATAATATCATAAATAATATTTTTCGTCAATACTTTTTTTAAAAAATTTTATTTTTTATTTTAAACTATATTCTCTATTCTAAATATTCTCTAAATATCTCTAACTAAAATTTTAAAGGGCTGATCCTTACAAATCAGCCCTTTCATATCTCAATTTAATTCCACTTTATTATCCCAAATATTTATTTAAAATTTAAACTAATTTTTTTAACTCTGTAGCTACAAACTCTACATGTGGTCCTATTATAACTTGAACAGCATTACCTTTTTTAATAACTCCTGCAGCAATTTTTTTAATTTCTGCATCATTCACTTTTGAGCTATCAACTACATCTAGTCTTAATCTTGTAGTACAGTTATCAATATTTACTAGGTTTTCTTTTCCACCTAATAATGGTAATAGTGCTGCTGCAACTGCTGTATGTGCATTTACTCCTTCAGCTACTAACTCTATTATTTCCTCTTCTTCTCTTCCAGGAGTTTTTACACTAAACTTATTGATAACAAATGTAAATACTGTATAATAAATTACAAAGAATACTAATCCTAAAACTAATAACATAACTGGATTGTGAGCATTAGGGTTACGTAGTGATAATACAAAGTCAACTAATCCTGCCGAGAATCCAAATCCTGCCATCCAATCTAATGAAGCTGCTAAAAATACAGAGATTCCTGTTAATACAGCATGTAATAAATATAGTCCAGGTGCAACAAACATAAATGCGAACTCTATTGGTTCTGTTACTCCTGTAAAGAAACTAGCAAATCCAGCTGCTAACATAATTGATTTTATTTTTTCTTTATTTTCAGGTTTTGCTGTTTTTATAAATGCAAAACATGCTCCTAATAATCCAAACATCATGATTGGGAAAAATCCTGCTTGATACATACCTACATGGTAAGCTCCCTCAATAGTTGATGGTAATCCTGCATAAGCTAGTGCTGGATCTCCCCAGAATCTTCCTATATCATTTATTCCTGCTACGTTAAACCAGAACACTGAGTTTAGTGCATGGTGTAATCCTACTGGTATTAATAATCTATTAAAGAATCCATATACTCCAGCTCCAACTGGTCCTAATTTAGCTATTGAGATACCAAAAGTCACTAATCCAGAGTAGATAACTGGCCAAATGTATAGTAATATAAATGACACTACTAACATTACAACTGATGTTATAATTGGAACAAATCTTTTTCCACTAAAGAAAGCTAAGAATTTAGGTAGTTCTAGAGTATGAAACTTATTATATAGTTCTCCTGCTATAACCCCACATACAATCCCTATAAATTGGTTATTTATTTTTCCAAATGCTGGAGATACTTGATCTACAGGTACTCCTGTCATCTGTGCAACTGCACCAACTGAAAGTAATGTAGTAACAACTTCAAAAGCTACTAATCCTGCTAAAGCTGCAGCACCATTCTTATCTTTTGAAAGCCCAAATGCAACTCCCACTGCAAATAAAATAGGCATATTATCTATGATTGCACTTCCTGCTTTTATTAGGAAAGCTGCAAGTTGACTATTTGCCCCCCATCCAATTGGGTCAATCCAGTATCCTATTCCCATTAGAATAGCTGCAGCTGGTAATACTGCTACTGGAACCATCAATGCTTTACCAATTTTTTGCAAATAACTAAACATAAAACTTCCTCCTTTTATCATTTATATTTCAAAAAAAATTATAAACTATGATTTTTTATTTCATATTCTTAAATTGATTATAGCACAACTTTTCATTTTTTTCCACATTTATTTTAATTTTTTTCATTTATTTTATTAACTTATTGTTCTATTTTAATAATTTATATTTTGTTTTTTTATTTTTTTCACACTTTTTACAAAAATAATTTTACTACTATATATTTACCTCTTTTAATTGCTTTTGTCAATAAAGTTTCAACTATTTATTTTAATTAATATTTGTGGTAAAATGTAATATAGAACTAATTTTCGGAGGGAGCTAATGGAAGTTTCTTTGATAAATATAAAAGAAGATGTTAACAGATATATAAATATTATCTCAAATCTTATAAAAGTAGATGTTGGAGTAGTTGACAAAAATATGGTTAGAGTTACTGGGACAGGTCTCTACAAAAATATAGATGGAGTATTTGCTCTAGGAAGTGTCTATAAGAATACTTTAGAAACTGGAGAAACCCATATTATAAAAAATCCTAGGATACATACCCTTTGTAGCGAATGTAAAGATAAACAAAATTGTAAAGAGAAATTAGAGATAGCTACACCAATCTACTGTCACG
This window of the Candidatus Fusobacterium pullicola genome carries:
- the nagE gene encoding N-acetylglucosamine-specific PTS transporter subunit IIBC; protein product: MFSYLQKIGKALMVPVAVLPAAAILMGIGYWIDPIGWGANSQLAAFLIKAGSAIIDNMPILFAVGVAFGLSKDKNGAAALAGLVAFEVVTTLLSVGAVAQMTGVPVDQVSPAFGKINNQFIGIVCGVIAGELYNKFHTLELPKFLAFFSGKRFVPIITSVVMLVVSFILLYIWPVIYSGLVTFGISIAKLGPVGAGVYGFFNRLLIPVGLHHALNSVFWFNVAGINDIGRFWGDPALAYAGLPSTIEGAYHVGMYQAGFFPIMMFGLLGACFAFIKTAKPENKEKIKSIMLAAGFASFFTGVTEPIEFAFMFVAPGLYLLHAVLTGISVFLAASLDWMAGFGFSAGLVDFVLSLRNPNAHNPVMLLVLGLVFFVIYYTVFTFVINKFSVKTPGREEEEIIELVAEGVNAHTAVAAALLPLLGGKENLVNIDNCTTRLRLDVVDSSKVNDAEIKKIAAGVIKKGNAVQVIIGPHVEFVATELKKLV